The following are from one region of the Coffea eugenioides isolate CCC68of chromosome 2, Ceug_1.0, whole genome shotgun sequence genome:
- the LOC113763483 gene encoding L-type lectin-domain containing receptor kinase IV.1-like, which produces MSFTLVTTFLALLVIVHIGADSAAPDDVGFIYEGFRSSNLSLDGIAKITDNGLLRITNITKLQMGHAFYPDPINFKSTSNGSAFSFSTQFVFAIVPQVSGLSGHGMTFVIAPARRLPGGLPTQFLGLFNDSTNGNASNHVFAVELDTIQTHEFNDINDNHVGIDINSLFSTASQPASYRDNNKNSFDNLTLSSAQRMQLWVEYDGESKVINVTLAPIAVAKPNTPLLSLSYDLSPILRETMYVGFSASTGSLAAAHFVLGWSLKMNGVAQALDLSRLPKLPRFGPKKVSKFFTVGLPLICTFLLLLVISGVAYHLRRKWKFAEVMEEWELAYGPHRFKYKDLYIATKGFREKELLGAGGFGRVYKGVLPTNKMEVAVKKVSHQSRQGMREFIAEIISIGRLRHRNLVPLLGYCRRKGELLLVYEFMSNGSLDKFLYNQPKSTLNWSQRLRVIKGVASGLFYLHEEWEQVVIHRDVKASNVLIDAELNGRLGDFGLARLYDHGTLPQTTHVVGTIGYLAPEHNRTGKATTSTDVYAFGAFLLEVACGRRPIDPKAPEEDAILVDWVFSCWNAGDILQAVDQNLGTEYVKQEAELVLKLGLLCSHSEPSIRPSMRQVLLYLDGSVLLPELSSLGISAVGLGFTNPGSSDGIASRLSPIDNGFSHTVTESILSGGR; this is translated from the coding sequence ATGTCATTCACACTAGTAACAACATTCCTGGCCCTTCTTGTAATAGTTCACATAGGAGCTGATTCAGCAGCACCTGATGATGTTGGGTTCATCTATGAAGGATTTCGATCATCAAATCTAAGCCTGGACGGAATAGCCAAAATTACCGACAATGGCCTCTTAAGGATAACCAACATCACCAAGTTACAAATGGGGCATGCCTTTTATCCTGATCCCATCAATTTTAAGAGCACGTCTAACGGCTCAGCATTCTCTTTTTCCACCCAATTTGTGTTTGCAATAGTGCCTCAAGTCTCAGGCCTGAGTGGTCATGGAATGACTTTCGTGATCGCACCAGCAAGACGCCTCCCAGGAGGGCTTCCCACACAGTTCCTTGGCCTCTTTAATGATAGCACCAATGGAAATGCAAGTAATCATGTTTTCGCGGTGGAGCTCGACACTATCCAAACCCATGAGTTTAACGATATCAACGACAACCATGTTGGAATTGACATTAACTCCTTGTTTTCTACAGCATCGCAGCCAGCAAGTTACCGAGATAATAACAAGAATTCATTTGACAACTTAACTCTTAGTAGCGCGCAGCGGATGCAACTCTGGGTGGAATATGATGGGGAGAGCAAGGTAATCAATGTTACATTAGCTCCAATTGCAGTGGCTAAACCAAATACTCCTCTTTTGTCATTGTCATATGATCTTTCGCCTATTCTACGGGAAACCATGTATGTTGGCTTTTCTGCATCCACTGGTTCACTAGCAGCAGCTCATTTTGTATTGGGATGGAGCTTGAAGATGAATGGTGTTGCTCAAGCACTTGACCTCTCTCGACTTCCCAAGCTACCTCGATTTGGACCGAAGAAGGTATCGAAATTTTTTACCGTGGGATTGCCACTAATTTGCACATTTTTGTTGTTGCTCGTAATATCTGGAGTAGCTTATCATCTAAGGAGGAAGTGGAAGTTTGCAGAGGTGATGGAAGAATGGGAGCTTGCCTATGGACCCCATAGATTTAAGTATAAAGACTTGTACATAGCCACCAAAGGTTTTAGAGAAAAAGAGCTGCTGGGGGCAGGGGGATTTGGCAGGGTCTACAAAGGAGTATTGCCTACTAACAAGATGGAAGTTGCTGTCAAGAAGGTATCTCATCAATCAAGACAGGGAATGAGAGAATTTATTGCAGAAATCATCAGTATTGGTCGCTTACGCCACCGAAACTTAGTACCCCTCTTGGGCTATTGTCGGCGTAAAGGAGAGCTACTTTTAGTATATGAATTTATGTCCAATGGTAGTCTTGACAAATTTCTCTACAATCAACCCAAGTCCACCCTTAACTGGAGCCAGAGACTTCGAGTCATCAAAGGCGTAGCGTCCGGATTATTCTATCTACATGAAGAATGGGAGCAAGTAGTGATTCACAGAGATGTCAAAGCCAGTAATGTATTGATAGATGCTGAATTGAATGGAAGATTAGGAGATTTTGGCCTCGCGAGGCTATACGATCATGGGACTCTTCCTCAAACCACCCACGTAGTAGGAACTATTGGATACCTTGCCCCTGAGCACAACAGAACAGGTAAGGCCACAACTAGCACTGATGTATATGCTTTCGGGGCCTTTTTACTAGAGGTTGCCTGTGGTAGAAGGCCAATAGATCCAAAAGCACCAGAAGAGGATGCGATATTGGTTGATTGGGTATTCTCGTGCTGGAACGCAGGTGATATTCTCCAGGCAGTTGATCAAAATCTGGGCACTGAGTATGTGAAGCAAGAGGCAGAATTGGTGTTGAAGCTAGGCTTGCTATGCTCTCATTCAGAACCTAGCATTAGGCCAAGTATGCGGCAAGTTCTGCTGTATTTGGATGGATCAGTTCTGCTACCAGAGTTGTCATCACTTGGCATTTCTGCTGTTGGTCTTGGGTTCACCAATCCTGGTAGCTCCGATGGAATTGCCTCCCGGTTGTCTCCCATAGACAATGGCTTTTCACATACTGTAACTGAATCTATTCTCTCTGGTGGTAGGTGA